The genomic region ATAGCTGCGGAAGATTCGATAGTAGCCCTTTTTGTCAAATATTTTGGCTGTAACCCCTCTTTAATTTTGAGTTTCCCGCTTATCCACACCGCCATGGAACTATTGCAGACTAGGATTAGTCTGCCCTCACAGGTTTGTTTGTCAGCAAATGGATGCAAGGTACAATGGACACAATTGTGGTCAAAACAAACAAACTCAAGCAACACTGCGAATTTGGGTCATCAGAAAATAGAGAGAGAAATTGCAGAGAACATTTCATCTTAAAGCATGAAATTTTCCAGAAACTCACCTGGATAAATCAATCCGGTTTGCTAAGATCTTTGAAATTAAGCTTAATGCCTGCCAATTTGCACTTGCTAAAAATGTATTGAGACAACATTTATTTAAGGCATTCAGTCAAACAGTTCATACACTTTATCTGAGCTTCAACATTTTCCATACACAACTACCAGGGCagtcacaactacaacatctgacaaaaaaatattgatttgatgAACATTCATGCCCTGATCACAAGCCGAGCAGAGAACATACTTAACTCTTTGTATAGTCACAAAATATAGTTGAATTTTGAAAAAGCATGTTATTGTGATAGCTATGGTTGGATCCTTCAGGCTGACATAGCAAATGGAAAcgtgtgaatggcctattggcctcACATAATAAAACTTTACCAATTAACACAAGCAGCCTAGTGCAGTAAACCAAAAACAGCTAGGGCAACTTTGCCAACTAGCCAATGTCACTTCCAATCATGAGCATGCAGTTGCTGTTATGTCCTTAGACAGACATGAAAATTGAATTAATAACAAAAGCAACAGACCTCAGAGGTGCTCCAGAGAAATTCACGTCAGAATGCAAAGCTAAGGCTTGGTCATCAGTTGCAATCAATTGAGTAGAAGAACGCCAGGGTGGGCCACCAGGGTTTGAAGCAGCATCTAGAATATTCGCAGCTTCTTCTCTGCTCTAAAGAATTATCTAGAAAAAGTTATAAAACTGATTTTTACATAGTTTTATAAAAATACTTATTAACATTATAGTCTTCaacttaaatattttaataatagctTCCTATTGGATACCTATTTAATTttcaaatataaaagaattaaaaccCCAGCAAAAAAATAAATAGCCAATGACaaatcaaataattaataatttttaaaatagtttaataggaacaaaaatgaaactttgatataaaattaaatttttcaatttgcaCAATTATCAAAGTATACTAATGTTGGAGATGAAAACATTAGTTGCCTGCTTAAGGCAGGGACTAAAAATAACATTTTACCAGTACAACTTAAAAATATTGTTGACAGCCACAAAAATCTCTACATTCATTTATATGACGCAATAAACTATTGCAATAAGTAAGTATATATTATCGTTTCACACCGTGGAAAGCGAATGGCATCGGTAAATTCAAAAACGGACGGCAATAGatataataaatacaaataaaaataacgTAAACTAAATTTTCTTCAGATTAATTCTAACAAAAGCatgttaaggttagggttttgTCTTGTTAAATTTCCCGAGATTTAATTCATCTCGGGTGCTGCTATATTCTGTGATTCCGAGCTCCTTGATAGGGGTTTAGAATGCTCCCTCGAAGGCAGCCATTCCATTCCATTGCCGGGAGGGTGCACCTGCTGGAACAAGATTCTCCGTAACAACTGGATAAAAAGGCATGCTGTGCATACTCTCAGAAAATTGGGTATATTCTGGATTGGCCAGATCCCGTGGAGTTGTATTCCCACACAATAATTTGCTAAAATATAATCTGGGTTGCAGACAATTTAACAGGTCTATCCTCAGGAAAATACCACGGGTTTCTCTGATTGAAATGAGCACAGGAAGAATATGCACCATTAAGGTTTTTAGCTCAATTCAGCTACATGGGTTTCAAGCTGAAGAGCATGCGGATTCTGAAATGTCAGGTTCATCGGATGAAGAAATAGATTATATTTCTGATGGTGATTCGATAGAGGATATTGAAGGGGAATGGAGTGCTGATCAATTGGATACAATTGCTTCACTCTTCCGAAGCCCAACACCCCCAAAATCAAGAAGTCAAATGAAAGAAAGGTACCTTCCTCTTCCCATGCCTCATAAAATTAGGCCTACAGGTGTTCCTCAATCTAAGAGAGCTTTCAGGTCACCCAATCCTTTGCACAAGGTCTACAAAAACCCACAGTTTCTGATAAACCTTGCTAGAGAAATCAGAGATCTTTCTCCAGAGGAAGAGGTATCAAAAGTCCTAGATAAATGGGAGTGTGTCCTTAGAAAGGGTTCACTGTCCTTAACCATTCGGGAGCTTGGGCACATGGGTTTGCCTCAAAGAGCTCTCCAGACATTCTGTTGGGCTCAGAAATGCCCAAAACATTACCCAGATGATAGGATTCTAGGTTCTATCCTGCAGGTTCTTGCTCGAGCCGGTGAACTGAAGACACCCTTTGACTTAAAGAGCACCTTAACTTCATGCAATAAGAATACCCTTGAGTCTATTGCTAGAGGTTATATCAAGTCAGGCCAATGCAGGCAAGCCAGAGAGGTTTTACTGGCTGCAAGGGATTCGTTATTTAAGCTTGATGATGGTATTCATGCCAAGCTCATTGTTCAGGCTTCCAAATCCAGAAGATGGCATAACTTAGCAGGTAAACTCATAGAAGAGCTTGGAATGAGAGATGAGTTGAAATTGGAAATACAGGACTGCACTGCTGTTATGAAGGGTTGTATCAGACTTGGAATGTATGAAGCAGTGGAGAGCCTTTTCTTTTGGTGGAAGGAATCAGGTCATAGACCAAATGTTGTCATGTACACTACCATAATGCATAGTAGATACTGTAGTGGCAAATTCAGGGAGGCCTTTGCACTTGTGTGGGAAATGGAAGAATCGAATTGCTTGCTTGATCTACCAGCCTATCGAGTGATAATCC from Cryptomeria japonica chromosome 3, Sugi_1.0, whole genome shotgun sequence harbors:
- the LOC131030647 gene encoding pentatricopeptide repeat-containing protein At2g01860 → MLCILSENWVYSGLARSRGVVFPHNNLLKYNLGCRQFNRSILRKIPRVSLIEMSTGRICTIKVFSSIQLHGFQAEEHADSEMSGSSDEEIDYISDGDSIEDIEGEWSADQLDTIASLFRSPTPPKSRSQMKERYLPLPMPHKIRPTGVPQSKRAFRSPNPLHKVYKNPQFLINLAREIRDLSPEEEVSKVLDKWECVLRKGSLSLTIRELGHMGLPQRALQTFCWAQKCPKHYPDDRILGSILQVLARAGELKTPFDLKSTLTSCNKNTLESIARGYIKSGQCRQAREVLLAARDSLFKLDDGIHAKLIVQASKSRRWHNLAGKLIEELGMRDELKLEIQDCTAVMKGCIRLGMYEAVESLFFWWKESGHRPNVVMYTTIMHSRYCSGKFREAFALVWEMEESNCLLDLPAYRVIIRLCAELGDLSRAARYFCKMKDACFVPTRDIYSNLIALYFKSGRVVKCRELLKEMERVGIQPNLEILQHRFESWSESENPLFHVKNENSETMF